A genome region from Chlorobaculum tepidum TLS includes the following:
- the menH gene encoding 2-succinyl-6-hydroxy-2,4-cyclohexadiene-1-carboxylate synthase, which yields MTTISLHLTTVGDPALPKIVFLHGFLGSGSDWLSFARKLENRFCSILVDLPGHGEAGIPADGDPKLFFMQTVEALKSNIRRLRAEPCVLVGYSMGGRIGLALALLYPELFSKAIIVSSSPGLQTDEKRASRRKSDEGIARKIERNFEGFIGFWYDQPLFSTLKSHSLFREVEAQRKQGTPQNLARALRLLGTGNQPSFWDKLPGNRLPMLFCVGEKDAKYVDIAKQVVELCPSSSLELFEHCGHTLHIEEPERFLASVERFIETHPHNSISHDDL from the coding sequence ATGACCACCATTTCCCTCCACCTCACCACCGTCGGCGACCCGGCGCTACCGAAAATCGTGTTTCTGCACGGCTTCCTCGGCTCAGGAAGCGACTGGCTTTCATTTGCCCGAAAGCTTGAGAATCGCTTTTGCAGCATCCTCGTCGATCTGCCGGGTCATGGTGAGGCGGGAATTCCGGCGGATGGCGATCCGAAGCTGTTTTTCATGCAGACAGTCGAAGCGCTGAAGAGCAATATCCGGCGTTTGCGCGCGGAGCCGTGCGTGCTGGTGGGCTATTCGATGGGCGGCCGGATCGGACTGGCGCTGGCGTTGCTCTATCCGGAGCTGTTCTCGAAGGCGATAATCGTGTCGTCGTCGCCTGGACTACAGACGGACGAAAAGCGAGCATCGCGCCGAAAAAGCGACGAGGGAATCGCCCGCAAGATCGAGCGGAATTTCGAGGGGTTCATCGGGTTCTGGTACGACCAGCCGCTTTTTTCGACGCTGAAAAGCCACTCGCTGTTCCGCGAGGTCGAGGCGCAACGCAAGCAGGGTACACCGCAAAATCTCGCCCGCGCGCTGCGCCTGCTCGGCACGGGCAATCAGCCATCGTTCTGGGACAAACTCCCCGGCAACCGCCTGCCGATGCTTTTCTGCGTCGGCGAAAAGGATGCAAAGTACGTGGATATCGCAAAGCAGGTGGTTGAACTTTGCCCATCCTCAAGCCTCGAACTCTTCGAACACTGCGGCCACACGCTGCACATCGAAGAGCCGGAGCGTTTTCTTGCGAGCGTGGAGCGGTTTATCGAAACGCATCCCCACAACAGCATTTCCCACGATGACCTGTAA
- the menD gene encoding 2-succinyl-5-enolpyruvyl-6-hydroxy-3-cyclohexene-1-carboxylic-acid synthase, which yields MNSKQITTLWCAVIVEELIRQEAGFFCISPGSRSTPLTLAVASNPKARFRMFPDERSAGFYALGYARATGMPAVLVCTSGTAVANYFPAVVEASADAQPMLVLSADRPFELLECGANQAIRQQNIFGSYTRWSFELPEPGIATPLASLLSTVDHAVRKSLSLPAGPVHLNLPFREPLEPEAPDPGHPWAAPLETWQASGEPWSRFARPLHEPSAESIVTLRELLAQAERPLFVAGSMSNAADGEAVAALAESLGVPLFADLTSGIRLSSDCTPWQLAFQNEAFVERFQPDVVIHFGGHVIGKQPAMALRKQPPLHYVVVREHPGRFDPDHNVTLTLEASPAAVASALEGCREPVPGIRCRDAFSAASGIIDKMACVPELAVSEISAPRIVSSLAGDGHALFVANSMPARDMDLYAAPVAQKPLQVALNRGVSGIDGIISTAAGFSAGLGKPTTLLIGDISFLHDLNALCLLNHPWNPLIVIVLNNHGGSIFSFLPIASQTDRLDECFATPQNFSIESAARTFGIDYACPETNGDFTQLYAEALTTKKSLIIEIRSDREKNLLLHRSLKARLDPVFEKADCSR from the coding sequence ATGAACAGCAAGCAGATCACCACGCTCTGGTGCGCGGTCATCGTCGAGGAACTGATCCGGCAGGAGGCCGGATTTTTCTGTATCTCCCCCGGCTCACGCTCGACGCCGCTGACCCTTGCCGTAGCCTCGAATCCGAAAGCGCGATTCAGGATGTTCCCCGACGAGCGCTCGGCGGGATTCTACGCGCTTGGGTACGCAAGAGCGACCGGAATGCCCGCCGTGCTCGTCTGCACCTCCGGCACCGCTGTGGCCAACTACTTCCCCGCCGTCGTCGAAGCATCGGCGGACGCGCAGCCAATGCTCGTGCTCTCTGCTGACCGCCCCTTCGAGTTGCTCGAATGCGGCGCGAACCAGGCCATCCGCCAGCAGAATATTTTCGGAAGCTACACACGCTGGAGCTTCGAGCTGCCCGAACCCGGCATTGCGACGCCGCTCGCCTCGCTGCTTTCGACGGTGGATCACGCCGTCAGAAAAAGCCTCAGCCTCCCCGCAGGCCCGGTGCATCTGAACCTGCCGTTCCGCGAACCGCTCGAACCCGAAGCGCCCGATCCCGGTCATCCGTGGGCCGCGCCGCTCGAAACGTGGCAGGCCTCCGGCGAACCGTGGAGCCGCTTCGCGCGTCCGCTGCACGAACCAAGCGCAGAGAGTATCGTGACGCTGCGGGAGTTACTTGCACAGGCTGAACGGCCGCTGTTCGTGGCCGGAAGCATGTCGAACGCGGCGGATGGCGAGGCAGTAGCGGCGCTAGCCGAATCGCTCGGTGTGCCGCTCTTCGCTGATCTCACCTCCGGCATCCGGCTTTCATCGGACTGCACGCCCTGGCAGCTCGCCTTCCAGAATGAAGCCTTCGTCGAGCGCTTTCAGCCCGATGTAGTAATCCATTTCGGTGGCCATGTCATCGGCAAGCAGCCCGCCATGGCATTGCGGAAACAGCCGCCCCTGCATTACGTGGTTGTCCGTGAGCATCCCGGACGCTTCGACCCCGACCACAACGTCACGCTGACTCTCGAAGCTTCGCCCGCAGCCGTCGCTTCGGCGCTCGAAGGGTGCCGAGAGCCGGTGCCGGGCATCAGATGCCGCGACGCATTTTCAGCAGCCTCCGGTATAATCGATAAAATGGCCTGCGTGCCGGAGCTTGCAGTCAGCGAAATCTCCGCGCCGCGCATCGTTTCATCGCTCGCCGGAGACGGGCACGCGCTCTTCGTCGCAAACAGTATGCCCGCGCGAGACATGGATCTGTACGCCGCGCCAGTAGCGCAGAAACCATTGCAGGTGGCGCTCAACCGGGGGGTCAGCGGCATCGACGGCATCATCTCGACCGCCGCCGGATTCTCGGCGGGCCTCGGCAAACCGACGACGCTGCTCATCGGCGACATCTCCTTCCTGCACGACCTGAACGCCCTCTGCCTGCTCAACCACCCGTGGAACCCGCTCATCGTCATCGTGCTAAACAACCACGGCGGCAGCATTTTCTCCTTCCTGCCCATCGCTTCGCAGACCGACCGGCTCGACGAGTGCTTTGCCACACCGCAGAACTTCAGCATCGAATCCGCCGCCCGCACCTTCGGCATCGACTACGCCTGCCCGGAGACAAACGGCGATTTCACACAGCTCTACGCAGAAGCGCTCACAACAAAAAAAAGCCTCATCATCGAAATCAGAAGCGACCGGGAGAAAAACCTCCTTCTGCACCGCTCGCTCAAGGCGCGACTCGACCCGGTTTTTGAAAAAGCTGACTGCTCCCGGTAA
- a CDS encoding DinB family protein, producing the protein MDALSLLIDQFRHMAWADALVLTTIIASPEAERDGYILGKLRHLHVVQKIFLDVLRNSPINPQETNDLDVKALSNFSQDVHVGSMRLLAALTPVELERVIKLPWSKTATKKLGFEVAEHSLADALVQVPEHSAYHRGQIAARLRELGVDPPMTDYIAWIWRHKPDAAWPCSA; encoded by the coding sequence ATGGACGCCCTATCTCTGCTCATCGATCAGTTCCGCCACATGGCCTGGGCGGATGCGCTGGTTTTGACTACGATTATCGCCAGCCCTGAGGCTGAACGGGATGGCTACATCCTTGGCAAGCTGCGCCACTTGCATGTGGTGCAGAAGATTTTTCTCGATGTTCTGCGAAACAGCCCGATCAATCCTCAGGAAACGAACGATCTCGATGTCAAGGCTTTGTCCAATTTCTCGCAGGATGTTCACGTTGGGTCGATGCGCTTGCTCGCCGCGCTGACTCCGGTGGAGCTGGAGCGCGTCATCAAATTGCCGTGGTCGAAGACGGCCACCAAAAAGCTCGGCTTCGAGGTGGCCGAACACTCTCTCGCTGACGCGCTTGTGCAGGTTCCAGAGCACAGCGCCTACCATCGCGGCCAGATCGCCGCCCGGCTTCGCGAGCTTGGCGTCGATCCACCCATGACCGACTACATCGCCTGGATATGGCGGCACAAGCCGGACGCGGCGTGGCCCTGTTCAGCTTGA
- a CDS encoding heavy-metal-associated domain-containing protein: MKTEIHVSGMRCSGCEMLVSEALEEMEGVQKASASHQTGVVNVEYDESKADLELIKKVIEEQGFRVTA; this comes from the coding sequence ATGAAAACTGAAATACATGTCAGCGGAATGCGCTGCTCCGGTTGCGAAATGCTGGTCAGCGAAGCGCTCGAAGAGATGGAAGGGGTGCAAAAGGCCAGTGCGTCCCATCAGACAGGCGTTGTCAACGTCGAGTACGACGAGTCAAAGGCTGATCTCGAATTGATCAAGAAGGTGATCGAGGAGCAGGGATTCAGGGTAACTGCGTGA
- the menB gene encoding 1,4-dihydroxy-2-naphthoyl-CoA synthase — MSTVNWITAGEYSDILYHKTEEGIAKITINRPERRNAFRPQTVDQMIEALQDARNDSQIGVIILTGAGDLAFCSGGDQKIRGNAGYADEKGVNKLNVLDFQRDIRTCPKPIIAMVAGYAIGGGHVLHMLCDLTIAAENARFGQTGPRVGSFDGGWGASYMARLVGQKKAREIWYLCRQYNAQEALDMGLVNTVVPLEKLEEETIQWCREILANSPLAIRCLKAALNADCDGQAGLQELAGNATLLYYMSEEGQEGRNAFVEKRKPDFSKFPKRP, encoded by the coding sequence ATGAGCACAGTCAACTGGATTACAGCCGGAGAGTACTCCGACATTCTCTACCACAAGACCGAAGAAGGGATCGCCAAAATCACCATCAACCGACCGGAGCGGCGCAATGCGTTCCGCCCGCAGACGGTGGATCAGATGATCGAGGCGCTTCAGGATGCGCGTAACGACAGCCAGATCGGCGTCATCATCCTGACCGGTGCGGGCGACCTCGCGTTCTGCTCCGGCGGTGACCAAAAGATTCGCGGCAACGCAGGATACGCCGACGAAAAAGGCGTGAACAAGCTCAACGTGCTCGATTTCCAGCGCGACATCCGCACCTGCCCGAAGCCGATCATCGCAATGGTGGCGGGCTACGCCATCGGCGGAGGCCACGTGCTGCACATGCTCTGCGACCTCACCATCGCGGCGGAAAACGCCCGTTTCGGCCAGACCGGCCCACGCGTCGGCTCATTCGACGGCGGCTGGGGCGCGAGCTACATGGCGCGTCTGGTCGGTCAAAAAAAGGCCCGCGAAATCTGGTACCTCTGCCGCCAGTACAACGCGCAAGAGGCGCTCGACATGGGCTTGGTCAACACCGTCGTGCCACTCGAAAAGCTTGAAGAAGAGACCATCCAGTGGTGCCGCGAAATTCTCGCCAACTCGCCGCTCGCCATCCGCTGCCTCAAGGCCGCGCTCAACGCCGACTGCGACGGTCAGGCTGGGTTGCAGGAGCTTGCGGGCAACGCCACCCTGCTCTATTACATGAGCGAGGAGGGACAGGAGGGCCGCAACGCCTTCGTCGAGAAGCGCAAACCCGATTTCAGCAAGTTCCCGAAACGCCCGTGA
- a CDS encoding citrate synthase, translating to MSDSDHRNSLTIIDNRTGKSYELPIENGTIRTMDLRKIKESEDDFGLLGYDPAFLNTCSCKSTITFIDGDKGILRYRGYPIEQLAEKSSFLETAYLLIKGELPDKERLAVWTYNIRHHTMTHANLTKFMDGFRYDAHPMGILVGTLGALSTFYPDAKNVGEEESRKLQVRRLIGKMPTLAAMSFRHSLGFPYVLPDNDLSYAGNFLSMMFRMTEKNYKPNPVLEHALDVLFILHADHEQNCSTNAVRSVSSSMVDPYSAIAAGCAALYGPLHGGANEAVIHMLKQIGSVDKIPEFIKLVKSGEGRLMGFGHRVYKNYDPRARIIKKIAFDVFEETGRNPLLDIAIELERIALEDDYFIQRKLYPNVDFYSGLIYQAMGFPTEMFPVLFAIGRTPGWLAQWIEHVKDPEQKIARPRQIYLGEKCRDYVPIDERPRKGDDEQKFGICRL from the coding sequence ATGAGTGATTCAGACCACCGCAATTCGCTGACGATCATCGATAACCGTACCGGCAAATCGTACGAGCTTCCGATTGAAAACGGCACCATCCGCACCATGGATCTTCGCAAGATCAAGGAGTCGGAGGATGATTTCGGTCTTCTCGGCTACGATCCCGCGTTTCTGAACACCTGCTCCTGCAAGAGCACGATCACCTTCATCGATGGTGACAAGGGCATCCTGCGCTATCGCGGCTATCCGATCGAGCAGCTCGCCGAAAAAAGCTCGTTCCTCGAAACGGCCTACCTGCTCATCAAGGGCGAGCTTCCAGACAAGGAGCGTCTCGCGGTCTGGACCTACAACATCCGTCACCACACCATGACCCACGCCAACCTGACCAAGTTCATGGATGGCTTCCGCTACGATGCCCATCCGATGGGCATCCTCGTGGGCACGCTGGGCGCGCTTTCAACCTTCTACCCCGACGCCAAGAATGTCGGCGAGGAGGAGTCGCGCAAGCTCCAGGTGCGGCGGCTGATCGGCAAGATGCCGACGCTCGCGGCGATGAGCTTCCGGCACAGCCTCGGTTTCCCCTACGTGCTGCCCGACAACGATCTGAGCTACGCAGGCAACTTTCTCTCCATGATGTTCCGCATGACGGAAAAAAACTACAAGCCCAATCCTGTGCTCGAACATGCGCTCGACGTGCTTTTCATTCTGCACGCCGACCACGAGCAGAACTGTTCGACCAACGCCGTGCGCTCGGTGAGCAGCTCGATGGTCGATCCCTACTCGGCCATCGCCGCCGGTTGTGCCGCGCTTTACGGCCCGCTACACGGCGGAGCGAACGAGGCGGTGATCCACATGCTCAAACAGATCGGTTCCGTCGATAAAATCCCGGAGTTCATCAAGTTGGTCAAGAGCGGCGAGGGACGCCTGATGGGCTTCGGCCACCGCGTTTACAAGAATTACGATCCACGTGCGCGGATCATCAAGAAGATCGCCTTCGATGTGTTCGAGGAAACCGGGCGCAATCCGCTGCTCGATATCGCCATCGAGCTGGAGCGGATCGCACTCGAAGACGATTACTTCATCCAGCGCAAGCTCTACCCGAACGTCGATTTCTACTCCGGTCTCATCTACCAGGCGATGGGCTTTCCGACCGAGATGTTCCCGGTGCTGTTCGCCATCGGACGCACGCCGGGGTGGCTCGCGCAGTGGATCGAGCACGTCAAGGATCCGGAGCAGAAGATCGCCCGACCGCGCCAGATTTACCTCGGCGAGAAGTGCCGCGATTACGTGCCGATCGACGAGCGGCCGAGAAAAGGGGATGACGAGCAGAAATTTGGTATCTGCCGGCTCTGA
- a CDS encoding tetratricopeptide repeat protein, which produces MTRSSNPYRLVAALFRPLLILLCLAGLSACNTREARIKELQQTVWQNPEDARGYLNLGKEYARQQRFDDAIQAYRRAIKLEPGLDEAYSALGAAYFDKKEFNAALPWMQKRVDIAPDDSLRQFDLGNVYFQLNRYNDAVASYQKAIDNSYSFQEAWYSMAVCYIKMGKIDEARKIHKWLQTKNNYLAVSLERHLQNDVPDKAGK; this is translated from the coding sequence ATGACACGAAGCTCGAACCCATACCGCCTCGTCGCGGCTCTCTTCCGCCCGCTCCTCATTCTGCTTTGCCTTGCCGGACTTTCCGCCTGTAACACCAGGGAGGCCCGCATCAAGGAGTTGCAACAGACGGTCTGGCAGAACCCCGAAGATGCAAGAGGCTACCTGAACCTCGGCAAGGAGTACGCTCGCCAGCAGCGTTTTGACGACGCCATCCAGGCTTACCGCAGAGCCATCAAGCTCGAACCCGGTCTCGACGAGGCCTACTCGGCGCTCGGCGCGGCCTATTTCGACAAGAAAGAGTTTAACGCGGCGCTGCCGTGGATGCAGAAACGGGTTGACATCGCGCCGGACGACTCGCTCCGCCAGTTCGATCTCGGCAACGTCTATTTCCAGCTCAATCGTTATAACGATGCGGTAGCCTCATACCAGAAGGCGATCGATAACAGCTACTCCTTCCAGGAGGCCTGGTACTCGATGGCGGTCTGCTACATTAAAATGGGAAAAATCGATGAAGCCCGAAAAATCCATAAATGGCTTCAGACCAAAAACAATTATCTTGCCGTCTCCCTTGAGCGGCACCTGCAAAACGATGTGCCTGACAAGGCCGGAAAATGA
- the gatC gene encoding Asp-tRNA(Asn)/Glu-tRNA(Gln) amidotransferase subunit GatC — protein sequence MSVTTKDVAYIAELARLKFTDAEQEKMASELNMILHYIEKLNGIDTEGVEPLSTIHDQINVLRADVEHTPLSNDEALKNAPDSQDRFFKVPKVIG from the coding sequence ATGTCTGTCACCACAAAGGATGTTGCCTACATCGCCGAACTTGCCCGCCTGAAGTTCACCGACGCCGAGCAGGAGAAGATGGCCAGCGAGCTGAACATGATTCTGCACTACATCGAGAAGCTCAACGGGATCGATACCGAAGGCGTCGAGCCGCTGAGCACCATTCACGACCAGATCAATGTGCTGCGTGCTGACGTCGAGCATACGCCGCTCTCGAATGACGAGGCGCTGAAAAATGCTCCCGACAGTCAGGATCGCTTTTTCAAGGTGCCGAAGGTTATCGGCTGA
- a CDS encoding GNAT family N-acetyltransferase has product MDVEAVASMVGELLSEIMQAIGVPVFDVASDETAARLRDFLETGRYVVFVAVDGRDEPVGFIALYESCALYAGGVFGTIPELYVRPECRGLGVGQGLLKAAREFGKSCGWKRLEVTTLPLPEFDRTLAFYEQEGFELTGGRKLKVLL; this is encoded by the coding sequence GTGGATGTTGAAGCGGTGGCTTCGATGGTTGGCGAGTTGCTGTCGGAGATCATGCAGGCCATCGGCGTTCCGGTGTTCGACGTCGCTTCCGATGAAACGGCGGCGCGTCTCCGGGACTTTCTTGAAACCGGACGTTATGTGGTGTTCGTGGCTGTCGATGGACGTGATGAGCCGGTTGGTTTCATCGCGCTGTACGAAAGTTGCGCCCTCTATGCCGGAGGTGTTTTCGGTACTATTCCCGAGCTGTATGTACGTCCGGAGTGCCGCGGTCTGGGGGTTGGGCAAGGGCTGCTGAAGGCGGCCAGGGAGTTCGGAAAGTCTTGTGGCTGGAAGCGTCTTGAAGTCACCACTCTACCACTGCCGGAGTTCGACCGGACGCTTGCCTTCTACGAACAGGAGGGGTTCGAGCTGACAGGCGGCCGCAAATTGAAGGTGTTACTCTGA
- a CDS encoding isochorismate synthase gives MQADDSIPMMQKALQLLEASVKAAMRQRDGSPAVSGQPMLERFSAPLGEVDATRWLSAQRLFPRLFWMNREKSEWIAGIGEADRIEITESGPNDRSFLVLEEAMTRKNPHARYIGGFCFNNLQKQNKLWSAFSPGLFILPLVSIEYRDGQTLMTCSLWLEPGNDRQKGLEQLLAALSAVSAGDAPETAGIPEMTQVSYCPDKAQWIENCETILRNFDEGKLDKVILARQTELSFAGKVPAIRFLLDYPFPENTAYRFYFEPVEGHAFISFTPERLYRRDGDMLETEALAGTVTKEALKADDSIASELLLNSEKDIREHRFVKDTIYRELQPVCSDIDMQEKVGVLQLNRLAHLLAKCKARLLPEFSNDSTVLRQLHPTPAVGGVPREKAMSLILSIEPFCRGWYAAPVGWLNRDAAEFAVGIRSALVNDDRVYLYSGAGLVRGSNPESEWEEVDQKIGDILAITQQTS, from the coding sequence ATGCAGGCGGACGACAGTATCCCTATGATGCAAAAGGCGCTTCAACTCCTCGAAGCATCGGTAAAAGCCGCGATGCGGCAACGAGACGGCTCACCTGCCGTTAGCGGGCAGCCGATGCTGGAGCGCTTCTCGGCGCCGCTCGGCGAGGTTGACGCCACGCGGTGGCTGTCGGCGCAGAGGCTTTTCCCGAGGCTGTTCTGGATGAACCGCGAGAAAAGCGAGTGGATTGCCGGTATCGGAGAAGCTGACCGTATCGAGATCACCGAAAGCGGCCCCAACGACCGCAGCTTCCTCGTGCTCGAAGAGGCCATGACGCGGAAAAATCCGCACGCCAGATACATCGGCGGTTTCTGCTTCAACAATCTCCAGAAGCAGAACAAACTCTGGAGCGCTTTCAGCCCCGGCCTTTTCATATTGCCGCTTGTCAGCATCGAATACCGCGACGGCCAGACACTGATGACCTGCTCGCTGTGGCTGGAGCCAGGCAACGACCGTCAGAAAGGGCTCGAACAGCTCTTGGCAGCCTTGTCGGCAGTCTCCGCCGGAGACGCGCCAGAGACTGCCGGGATTCCGGAAATGACGCAGGTCTCCTATTGCCCCGACAAGGCGCAATGGATCGAGAACTGCGAGACGATTCTGAGAAATTTCGATGAGGGAAAACTCGACAAGGTGATCCTCGCCCGGCAGACTGAACTTTCTTTCGCAGGCAAGGTTCCTGCCATCCGTTTCCTGCTCGACTATCCATTTCCCGAGAATACCGCGTACCGTTTCTACTTCGAGCCAGTCGAGGGACACGCCTTCATCAGCTTCACGCCTGAACGGCTCTACCGCCGCGACGGCGACATGCTCGAAACCGAAGCGCTCGCAGGCACGGTCACCAAAGAGGCGCTCAAGGCGGACGACAGCATTGCTTCCGAGTTGCTGCTGAACTCCGAAAAGGACATCCGTGAGCACCGCTTCGTCAAGGACACGATTTATCGCGAGTTGCAGCCGGTATGCAGCGACATCGACATGCAGGAGAAGGTCGGCGTGCTCCAGCTCAACCGCCTCGCCCATCTCCTGGCCAAATGCAAGGCCAGGCTTCTTCCGGAGTTCAGCAACGACAGCACCGTGCTGCGTCAGCTTCATCCAACTCCGGCGGTCGGCGGCGTGCCGAGGGAAAAGGCAATGTCGCTGATTCTGTCGATCGAGCCGTTCTGCCGTGGCTGGTACGCCGCGCCAGTGGGCTGGCTCAACCGCGACGCAGCGGAGTTTGCGGTCGGCATCCGCTCGGCACTCGTCAATGATGACCGCGTCTATCTCTACTCCGGTGCAGGACTGGTTCGTGGATCGAATCCGGAGTCAGAGTGGGAAGAGGTCGATCAGAAAATCGGGGACATTCTTGCCATAACGCAGCAGACCTCATGA
- the menC gene encoding o-succinylbenzoate synthase yields the protein MKPLHADICRYEMDFTAPVTVRGVLLARRQGLLLRLKSEGVTAYGEVAPLIGLHTESLDEALQALATFIPELSRLDWNASDGRQRLLDEAALPPSVTTGIEMALINLEATERSSLPSFTDEFPPASKIPVNALLAGDPQAVLNRAAKRYAEGFRAFKLKVRKGELDGAVACIRALHEAFGDKAELRLDANQSLEFDEAVAFGKALPPGCVAYIEEPLTDAALISDFHAATGLPSALDESLWQRPELLDEIGPDPLGALVLKPNCIGGIAKSLDLAAKAHRMGLQAVYSSAFESSVSLGLYALMAAVSSPAPAASGLDTASFLARDLTATPFATPDGFADPAAAWRDSLRVRPDMIETVKSWSL from the coding sequence GTGAAGCCGCTTCATGCCGACATCTGCCGGTATGAAATGGATTTCACCGCGCCGGTCACCGTCCGAGGAGTGCTTCTCGCCAGACGCCAGGGGTTGCTCCTGCGCCTGAAAAGTGAGGGGGTGACAGCGTATGGCGAAGTCGCCCCCCTCATCGGTCTGCACACGGAGTCACTCGACGAGGCCTTGCAGGCTCTTGCCACATTCATTCCCGAACTTTCACGACTCGACTGGAACGCATCCGATGGTCGGCAACGCCTGCTCGACGAGGCAGCGCTGCCACCGTCGGTGACGACCGGTATCGAGATGGCGCTCATCAACCTCGAAGCGACTGAGCGCAGCTCGCTTCCGTCTTTCACTGACGAATTCCCTCCAGCATCGAAAATCCCTGTCAACGCGCTGCTAGCTGGGGATCCGCAAGCCGTGCTCAACCGCGCAGCGAAGCGCTACGCCGAGGGATTCCGCGCCTTCAAGCTGAAGGTGCGCAAAGGAGAGCTCGACGGAGCCGTCGCCTGCATCCGCGCCCTGCACGAGGCTTTCGGCGACAAGGCGGAGCTGCGGCTCGACGCCAACCAGTCGCTCGAATTCGACGAGGCGGTCGCGTTCGGCAAAGCCCTGCCGCCGGGTTGCGTCGCCTACATCGAGGAGCCGCTGACCGATGCGGCGCTGATTTCCGACTTCCACGCCGCTACCGGTCTGCCGTCGGCGCTTGACGAGTCGCTCTGGCAGCGCCCGGAGCTGCTCGACGAGATCGGCCCCGACCCACTCGGCGCGCTCGTGCTCAAGCCGAACTGCATCGGCGGCATCGCGAAATCGCTCGACCTTGCGGCCAAAGCGCACCGGATGGGGTTGCAGGCGGTTTACAGCTCAGCTTTCGAGAGCAGCGTCAGCCTCGGGCTCTACGCGCTCATGGCCGCCGTCTCGTCGCCAGCTCCGGCGGCATCAGGTCTCGACACGGCGAGCTTTCTCGCCCGCGACCTCACCGCCACACCCTTCGCCACGCCGGACGGATTCGCCGATCCCGCAGCCGCATGGCGCGACAGCTTGCGCGTGAGACCCGACATGATCGAAACCGTCAAGTCATGGAGCTTGTAA